A section of the Hevea brasiliensis isolate MT/VB/25A 57/8 chromosome 17, ASM3005281v1, whole genome shotgun sequence genome encodes:
- the LOC110636873 gene encoding sucrose synthase 7, which translates to MASGPVLKRSETIAESMPDALRQSRYHMKICFSSFVATGKKLLKRQHIMDEMEKSIQDKVERKRVLEGLLGYIMSATQEAAVIPPYVAFAVRPNPGFWEYVKVNAEDLSVDGISASEYLQFKEMIFDENWASDENALEIDFGAMDFSTPRLTLSSSIGNGMKYISKFMSSKLNGSSGSAKPLLDYLLALDYQGENMMINEKLDTVAKLQVALLGAEDVLSAFPKHTPYQDFQHSLKELGFEKGWGNTAERVKETMRMLSESLQAQEPAKLELFFGRLPNMFNIVIFSPHGYFGQADVLGLPDTGGQVVYILDQVRALEEELLLRIKQQGLNMKPQILVITRLIPDARGTKCNQEMEPIIDTKHSNILRVPFMTEKGVLPQWVSRFDVYPYLEKFAQDAADKVLEHMECKPDLIIGNYSDGNLVASLMANRLGITLGTIAHALEKTKYEDSDAKWKQLDPKYHFSCQFTADMIAMNTADFIITSTFQEIAGSKDRPGQYESHETFTMPGLCRVVSGINVFDPKFNIAAPGADQSVYFPYTEKRRRLTSFYPAIEELLYNKEDNNEHIGYLADRKKPIIFSMARLDTVKNITGLTEWYGQNKRLRNLVNLVVVAGFFDPSKSKDREEIAEINKMHALIAKYQLKGQIRWIAAQTDRYRNGELYRCIADTKGAFVQPALYEAFGLTVIEAMNCGLPTFATNQGGPAEIIVDGVSGFHIDPNNGDESSNKIADFFEKCKTDPEYWNKMSTAGLQRIYECYTWKIYANKVLNMGSIYGFWRKLNKEQKFAKQRYIETFYNLQFRNLVKNVPVPSVEPRKLPSLPSSVATSKPQEQAPSAPSKPKKSQPTAPMEISEPQTTPRQEETEKKQLVSTQSNRVWISWSWWFLIITSLFAVWYVLMKLYSLFTR; encoded by the exons ATGGCTTCCGGACCAGTTCTCAAGCGTTCTGAAACGATTGCAGAAAGTATGCCCGATGCGTTGAGGCAGAGCCGCTATCACATGAAGATATGCTTTTCcag CTTTGTTGCAACTgggaaaaaacttttgaaacgcCAACATATAATGGATGAAATGGAGAAATCGATACAAGACAAGGTTGAAAGGAAAAGGGTCTTGGAAGGCTTACTTGGTTACATCATGAGTGCCACTCAG GAGGCAGCCGTTATTCCACCTTATGTTGCTTTTGCTGTAAGGCCAAATCCTGGATTCTGGGAATACGTTAAAGTGAATGCTGAAGATCTGAGTGTTGATGGCATCTCTGCATCAGAATACTTGCAGTTCAAAGAAATGATCTTTGACGAAAACTG GGCCAGCGATGAAAATGCTCTGGAAATAGATTTTGGAGCCATGGATTTCTCAACTCCTCGCTTGACCCTTTCTTCTTCTATTGGGAATGGGATGAAATACATCTCAAAATTCATGTCCTCAAAGCTTAATGGGAGCTCTGGTAGTGCAAAGCCTCTGCTTGACTATTTACTAGCCCTTGACTATCAGGGAGAG AATATGATGATCAATGAAAAGTTGGATACAGTTGCCAAGCTTCAGGTGGCACTCCTTGGAGCTGAAGATGTTCTCTCTGCATTTCCAAAACACACACCGTATCAGGATTTTCAACATAG CCTGAAAGAGTTAGGATTTGAGAAGGGATGGGGGAATACTGCAGAAAGAGTTAAAGAGACCATGAGAATGCTTTCTGAATCACTTCAAGCCCAAGAACCAGCAAAACTAGAATTGTTCTTTGGCAGGCTTCCTAACATGTTCAACATTGTAATTTTCTCTCCACATGGCTATTTTGGCCAGGCAGATGTCCTTGGATTGCCAGACACTGGTGGCCAG GTGGTTTACATTCTTGATCAAGTAAGAGCATTAGAAGAAGAGCTGCTGCTCAGAATCAAGCAGCAAGGCCTTAATATGAAGCCTCAGATTCTTGTG ATAACGCGACTTATACCAGATGCTCGAGGAACCAAGTGCAACCAGGAGATGGAACCTATCATTGACACAAAGCACTCTAACATTCTTAGAGTCCCATTCATGACAGAGAAAGGGGTTCTTCCCCAATGGGTCTCCCGTTTCGATGTCTATCCTTATCTTGAAAAATTTGCCCAG GATGCTGCTGATAAGGTTCTTGAACACATGGAATGTAAACCAGATCTCATTATTGGGAATTACAGTGATGGAAACTTGGTGGCATCTCTGATGGCAAACAGACTTGGCATAACTCTG GGAACTATAGCTCATGCTTTAGAGAAAACCAAGTATGAAGATTCAGATGCCAAATGGAAACAATTAGATCCCAAGTACCACTTCTCCTGTCAATTCACAGCTGACATGATTGCAATGAACACAGCTGATTTTATCATAACCAGCACATTCCAAGAAATTGCAGGAAG CAAGGATAGGCCTGGACAGTATGAAAGCCATGAGACATTTACTATGCCAGGACTTTGCCGGGTTGTCTCAGGCATCAATGTCTTTGATCCAAAGTTCAACATTGCTGCCCCTGGGGCTGACCAATCCGTCTACTTTCCCTATACAGAGAAACGAAGGCGGTTAACTTCTTTTTATCCTGCCATTGAAGAACTACTCTACAACAAGGAGGACAATAATGAACACAT TGGATATCTTGCAGACAGGAAGAAACCAATTATCTTCTCCATGGCAAGACTTGATACAGTGAAAAACATTACAGGATTAACTGAGTGGTATGGACAGAATAAAAGGCTTAGAAACTTGGTAAATCTTGTCGTTGTAGCTGGATTCTTTGATCCATCTAAATCAAAAGATAGAGAAGAAATCGCAGAGATAAACAAGATGCATGCTTTGATAGCGAAATACCAACTTAAGGGTCAGATCAGATGGATAGCAGCTCAAACTGATAGATATCGCAATGGAGAGCTCTACCGGTGCATTGCAGATACAAAAGGAGCTTTTGTGCAGCCTGCATTGTATGAGGCTTTTGGTCTAACAGTCATCGAGGCAATGAACTGCGGTTTACCCACATTTGCAACTAATCAAGGAGGTCCAGCAGAAATTATTGTTGATGGTGTCTCAGGATTCCACATTGATCCCAACAATGGAGATGAATCGAGCAACAAGATTGCTGATTTCTTTGAGAAATGCAAGACAGATCCTGAATATTGGAACAAGATGTCAACAGCAGGCCTGCAACGTATATACGAATG CTATACGTGGAAGATTTATGCAAATAAAGTGTTGAACAtgggatccatttatgggttttggagGAAGCTAAACAAGGAACAGAAGTTTGCCAAGCAAAGATACATTGAAACGTTTTACAATCTTCAATTCAGGAATTTG GTGAAGAACGTTCCTGTCCCAAGTGTTGAACCCCGAAAACTACCTTCCTTACCATCATCGGTTGCAACTAGTAAACCCCAAGAACAAGCTCCTAGTGCTCCAAGTAAACCTAAAAAATCACAACCCACTGCCCCGATGGAAATTTCTGAACCTCAGACAACACCAAG ACAAGAAGAAACGGAGAAGAAGCAACTTGTCTCGACTCAAAGCAATCGAGTATGGATATCATGGAGTTGGTGGTTCCTCATAATTACTTCTCTTTTTGCTGTTTGGTACGTGCTAATGAAGTTGTATAGCCTATTCACACGATGA